One segment of Bacteroides caecimuris DNA contains the following:
- a CDS encoding CatA-like O-acetyltransferase, family 2 produces the protein MKEVNPQETGRAYAFEMWMNAPMPMVTFFKTLDVSRLAKISRKSGMKFNMLMCWCIGKSARDVKEFYLLPVGGKLMQYDTIAVNTIVANREGEVSSCDIPFCDDLSVFNQHYLRLTKQVAESCVNHDLTESMVIGTSALAQYEIDGAVGMYSGIFNNPFLIWGKYKRRLLKTTLTVSFQFHHTQMDGAHASRFLDGIQKEIDKLRI, from the coding sequence ATGAAAGAAGTAAATCCCCAAGAAACCGGCCGGGCATACGCCTTTGAAATGTGGATGAACGCACCCATGCCGATGGTGACGTTCTTTAAGACACTCGACGTGTCACGCCTTGCGAAAATCAGCCGGAAATCGGGCATGAAGTTTAATATGTTGATGTGCTGGTGCATCGGCAAATCCGCAAGGGACGTGAAAGAATTTTATCTGCTGCCCGTTGGCGGTAAACTGATGCAGTACGACACCATTGCAGTAAACACCATTGTCGCTAACAGAGAGGGCGAGGTAAGTTCGTGTGATATTCCTTTCTGCGATGATTTATCTGTGTTTAATCAACACTATCTGCGACTTACCAAACAAGTGGCTGAAAGTTGCGTCAATCACGACTTGACGGAAAGCATGGTTATCGGAACTTCCGCCTTGGCACAATATGAAATAGACGGTGCTGTCGGGATGTATAGCGGCATTTTTAATAATCCGTTCCTCATTTGGGGCAAATACAAGCGCCGCCTGCTGAAAACGACACTTACCGTTTCTTTCCAGTTCCACCACACGCAAATGGACGGGGCGCACGCTTCCCGCTTTTTGGACGGGATTCAGAAAGAAATTGATAAATTGAGAATATAA
- a CDS encoding helix-turn-helix domain-containing protein: MEIVSIERKTFEAMVAKFDRFICRMDAICHRHGEKTMSEWMDNQDVCRMLNISPRMLQTLRDNGTLAYSQINHKTYYCPEDVKRIVSIVEDRRKEARFKGRTI, translated from the coding sequence ATGGAAATCGTATCAATCGAAAGAAAGACCTTTGAAGCGATGGTCGCCAAGTTCGACCGTTTCATCTGCCGAATGGATGCCATCTGCCATCGGCACGGGGAAAAGACAATGAGCGAGTGGATGGACAATCAGGACGTGTGCCGGATGCTCAACATCAGCCCACGCATGTTGCAGACTCTTCGGGATAACGGCACATTGGCATACAGCCAAATCAATCACAAAACCTACTACTGTCCTGAAGATGTGAAACGTATCGTATCCATCGTGGAGGACAGGAGAAAAGAAGCGAGGTTCAAAGGCAGGACAATCTGA
- a CDS encoding helix-turn-helix domain-containing protein yields MIQEEFDFYRPCKLLQPYVRYYWVFKSNQFLNTLTYPIGCPQIIFHKQTPLYIPELNVTQHKLTISGQVNFSSHLYADGNTEMIVVVFQPHAMSMFLNIPTSLFYNQEVSGYSLENKSLNELATRIFDCENNSICISYIEKWLVSQIADNLADTTYRIKRIDAAIQQIYITPQISVNELSSIACLSKKQFERLFHSFVGINPKEYTRIVRFQKVLAQMQHQAGKEINQAQIAYASGYADQSHFIREFKKFCGYTPVSLLKVSNPYSDLFTNPV; encoded by the coding sequence ATGATTCAAGAGGAATTCGATTTTTACAGACCATGTAAGCTATTGCAACCTTACGTGAGATATTATTGGGTATTCAAAAGTAACCAGTTTTTGAATACCCTGACTTATCCTATCGGTTGCCCTCAAATCATCTTCCATAAACAAACACCGTTATATATCCCTGAACTGAATGTTACACAACACAAACTGACCATCAGCGGACAAGTTAATTTTTCATCCCATTTGTATGCTGACGGCAATACAGAAATGATAGTGGTCGTGTTCCAGCCCCACGCCATGAGTATGTTTCTGAACATACCGACATCGCTCTTTTACAATCAAGAAGTGTCCGGTTACAGCCTTGAAAACAAGAGTTTGAATGAACTGGCTACACGAATATTCGACTGTGAAAATAATTCTATTTGCATAAGCTATATAGAAAAATGGCTGGTGTCACAAATTGCCGATAATTTAGCTGATACCACATACAGAATTAAAAGGATAGATGCCGCCATACAGCAAATATATATCACTCCGCAAATCTCTGTAAACGAATTATCTTCCATTGCCTGCCTGAGCAAAAAACAGTTTGAGCGGTTGTTTCATTCATTTGTCGGCATCAATCCCAAAGAATATACCCGTATCGTCCGCTTCCAAAAGGTTTTGGCACAGATGCAGCATCAAGCGGGTAAAGAAATCAATCAGGCACAAATAGCATACGCCAGCGGCTATGCCGACCAGTCTCACTTTATCCGGGAGTTCAAGAAATTCTGCGGATATACGCCCGTGTCTTTGCTGAAAGTATCAAATCCATATTCCGATTTGTTCACCAATCCCGTGTAA
- a CDS encoding MATE family efflux transporter, with protein MNYTYKKIWLIAFPVMMSILIEQLINITDALFLGHVSDVELGASALAGIWFLAIYMLGFGFSLGLQVVIARRNGEQQYAETGKTFFQGLFFLLILAVLLCMLSKIFSPVLLKHLITSDDVYNAVIRYLDWRIWGLLFSFPFLALRSFLVGITQTKALNMAAFTAVLVNIPLNWLLIFGFDMGISGAAIASSFAEMCSLAVLAAYMFRHIDKKVYSLYWHIDITILKEVFSISVWSMLQFFTSVAIWFLFFVAIERLGETELAVSNIIRSVSALFSVIVNALAGVTGSLVSNLIGAGEKKQVFPLCHKIIRLGYATGIPLIAFALFFHQHIIGAYTENPAIVQLAWPPFLVMLLNYFFALPSYVYLNAVTGTGATRTVFIFQVITTIAYLFCLWGLDFCDVPLAAYWAVEYLYVMLLGTQSVIYLKYKQY; from the coding sequence ATGAATTATACCTATAAGAAAATCTGGCTCATCGCTTTTCCTGTAATGATGAGCATCCTTATCGAACAACTGATAAATATTACCGATGCTTTGTTTTTAGGGCACGTGAGTGATGTGGAACTGGGCGCATCTGCTCTTGCCGGAATATGGTTCTTGGCAATTTATATGCTCGGCTTCGGGTTCAGTTTGGGGTTGCAAGTGGTAATTGCCCGCCGTAACGGAGAACAGCAGTATGCGGAAACGGGAAAAACGTTCTTTCAGGGATTGTTTTTCTTGCTGATACTGGCGGTACTCCTCTGTATGCTATCCAAGATATTTTCTCCTGTTCTGTTGAAACATCTGATAACTTCGGATGATGTGTATAATGCGGTTATCCGCTATTTGGATTGGCGTATTTGGGGATTGTTGTTCTCTTTCCCGTTCCTTGCCTTACGCTCGTTTTTGGTAGGCATTACACAGACAAAAGCTCTGAACATGGCAGCTTTCACTGCCGTACTGGTGAACATTCCGCTGAACTGGCTCCTGATATTCGGCTTCGATATGGGTATATCGGGAGCGGCTATAGCATCTTCATTTGCCGAAATGTGTTCGCTGGCTGTATTGGCTGCATATATGTTTCGGCACATTGATAAAAAAGTGTATAGCTTATACTGGCATATTGATATAACTATATTGAAAGAGGTATTTTCTATCTCGGTATGGAGTATGCTCCAGTTCTTTACAAGTGTAGCCATTTGGTTTCTGTTCTTCGTGGCTATCGAACGTTTGGGAGAAACGGAATTGGCTGTATCGAACATTATAAGAAGTGTTTCCGCACTGTTTTCCGTTATCGTCAATGCATTGGCAGGTGTCACCGGTTCTTTGGTGAGTAACCTGATTGGAGCAGGTGAAAAGAAACAAGTTTTTCCGCTTTGCCATAAGATTATCCGTTTAGGATATGCGACAGGCATTCCACTGATTGCTTTTGCGTTGTTCTTTCACCAGCACATTATAGGGGCTTATACGGAAAATCCCGCTATCGTACAGCTTGCATGGCCGCCTTTTCTTGTCATGCTATTGAATTACTTCTTTGCACTACCCAGTTACGTCTATCTGAATGCTGTCACCGGAACGGGAGCGACACGGACGGTATTCATTTTTCAGGTGATAACTACTATTGCTTATCTGTTCTGCTTATGGGGATTAGATTTTTGTGATGTCCCGTTAGCGGCATATTGGGCAGTGGAATACTTATATGTAATGCTGCTTGGTACACAATCCGTCATTTATCTTAAATATAAACAATACTAA
- the mobA gene encoding conjugal transfer protein MobA yields MKKKSKYGRNPKLNPKTHCVMVRFDDVEWNRFLTMYEESNVYAKAVFLKAHFFGQKFKVLKVDKTLVDYYTKLSDFHAQFRAIGTNYNQVVKELRIHFSEKKAMALLYKLEKHTIDLVKLSWEIVELSREMYAKWEQRKE; encoded by the coding sequence ATGAAAAAGAAGAGCAAGTACGGGAGAAATCCCAAATTGAACCCAAAGACGCACTGCGTGATGGTGCGCTTCGACGATGTGGAATGGAACAGGTTCCTAACGATGTACGAGGAATCGAACGTGTATGCGAAAGCCGTCTTTCTCAAGGCGCATTTCTTCGGACAGAAGTTCAAGGTCCTGAAGGTGGACAAGACGCTGGTGGACTACTACACCAAGCTGTCGGACTTCCACGCCCAGTTCCGTGCCATCGGTACGAACTACAATCAGGTCGTTAAAGAATTGCGCATCCATTTTTCGGAGAAGAAGGCGATGGCGTTGCTCTACAAGTTGGAGAAACATACCATCGACCTTGTGAAACTGAGCTGGGAAATTGTGGAACTTTCAAGGGAAATGTATGCCAAGTGGGAACAACGGAAAGAATAA
- a CDS encoding ATP-binding protein produces the protein MKSIKNLISLGYLLMALLVIGIMYIWYKEWCELEKLEVQNRHIDTFRQESHEIFVLLIELSLSGETVLEWEYTDLEHYHYQRMAMDSMLCRFKVIYPTERIDSVRHLLKDKERQMRQIVQVFEQQQAINDKITSQVPAIVQKSVQEQYQKTKRKGFLGIFGKKEEAKPTVTTAMLRSLNRNMIAEQQAQSRRLSEHADSLAARNAELNRLLQGLIIQIDGKVQADLQKRELEIVAMRERSFLQIGGLTGFVLLLLIISYIIIHRNTNRIKRYKRETTNLIKQLQQVVEKNEALIASRKKAVHTITHELRTPLTAITGYTGLMQKDCNTDKIKVYVQNIRQSSDLMREMLNTLLDFFRLDNGKEQPNTSPCRISAIIHTLETEFMPIAMNKGLALTIHCHKDALVQTDKEHILQIGNNLLSNAIKFTEEGGVSLTTDYTDGVLIITVEDTGTGMTEEEQQRVFSAFERLANAAAKDGFGLGLSIVQRIVAMLDGTIRLESEKGKGSRFTVEIPMQTAGELPERINQTRIHHDRIFHDVIAIDNDEVLLLMLKEMYAQEGIHCDTCTDAAELMELIRKKEYSLLLTDLNMPEINGFELLELLRTSNVGNSKTIPVVVTTASGSCSKEELMERGFSGCLLKPFSISELMEVSGKCAMKGKLNEKPDFTSLLSYGNESVMLDKLITETEKEMQAIREAGLKKDLQELDALTHHLRSSWEILRADQPLRELYKLLHCDGTPDDKTIGNAVKAVLDKGSEIIRLAKEERRKYENG, from the coding sequence ATGAAATCAATCAAGAATCTAATTTCACTCGGCTATTTGCTGATGGCATTATTGGTTATCGGCATAATGTATATTTGGTATAAAGAATGGTGCGAATTAGAGAAATTGGAAGTTCAGAATCGTCATATAGATACTTTTCGCCAAGAATCGCACGAAATATTTGTTCTTCTTATTGAACTTTCTTTATCAGGCGAGACTGTATTGGAATGGGAATATACAGATTTGGAACATTACCATTATCAACGCATGGCAATGGACAGTATGCTATGCCGTTTCAAAGTTATCTATCCGACAGAGCGCATAGACAGTGTACGCCATCTTCTCAAAGATAAGGAACGACAAATGCGTCAAATCGTGCAGGTATTTGAACAGCAACAAGCCATCAACGATAAGATAACCAGTCAAGTACCCGCAATAGTACAAAAGAGTGTCCAAGAACAGTACCAAAAAACAAAACGAAAAGGATTCTTGGGCATCTTCGGCAAAAAAGAGGAAGCAAAGCCCACCGTGACCACCGCGATGCTCCGTTCCCTTAACCGGAATATGATAGCGGAACAACAGGCGCAAAGCCGCCGTTTGTCGGAACATGCCGATAGCCTTGCCGCACGAAATGCAGAACTGAATAGGCTACTGCAAGGACTGATTATTCAAATAGATGGAAAAGTTCAAGCAGACCTGCAAAAAAGGGAATTGGAAATAGTTGCCATGCGGGAACGGTCATTTCTTCAGATTGGCGGCTTGACAGGGTTCGTCCTTCTTCTGTTAATCATTTCATATATCATAATTCACCGAAATACTAACCGTATCAAGCGGTACAAACGGGAAACGACAAATTTAATCAAACAGCTACAACAAGTGGTAGAGAAAAACGAGGCACTGATAGCCTCTCGCAAGAAAGCGGTACATACTATCACCCACGAGTTACGCACACCGCTGACGGCAATCACAGGCTATACCGGGTTGATGCAGAAAGATTGTAACACGGACAAAATCAAAGTGTATGTTCAAAATATCCGGCAATCCTCCGACCTTATGCGCGAAATGCTTAACACCCTGCTTGACTTTTTCCGTCTGGATAACGGCAAGGAGCAGCCGAACACTTCTCCTTGCCGGATTTCGGCAATCATTCACACGCTCGAAACGGAGTTTATGCCAATCGCCATGAACAAGGGATTGGCTCTGACAATACATTGTCACAAGGATGCCCTCGTCCAAACAGATAAAGAACATATCCTGCAAATCGGAAATAATCTGCTGTCAAACGCCATCAAATTCACGGAGGAAGGCGGTGTGTCGCTGACTACCGACTATACCGATGGAGTTCTGATAATTACTGTTGAAGATACGGGTACAGGCATGACCGAAGAGGAACAGCAACGGGTGTTCAGCGCGTTTGAGCGTTTGGCAAACGCCGCCGCAAAAGACGGCTTCGGACTGGGACTGTCCATCGTACAACGTATTGTGGCGATGCTCGACGGTACAATCCGGCTGGAGAGCGAGAAAGGCAAAGGCAGCCGTTTCACGGTGGAAATACCCATGCAGACAGCCGGGGAACTGCCGGAAAGGATAAATCAGACACGGATTCATCATGACCGTATATTCCATGATGTCATTGCCATCGACAATGACGAGGTATTGCTCCTTATGCTGAAAGAAATGTATGCACAGGAAGGGATACACTGCGACACCTGCACCGATGCTGCGGAGTTGATGGAACTGATACGAAAAAAGGAATACAGTCTGCTTCTGACGGATCTGAACATGCCGGAAATCAACGGCTTCGAGCTGTTGGAGCTGCTACGTACCTCCAACGTTGGCAATTCAAAGACTATCCCGGTAGTCGTGACAACCGCTTCGGGCAGTTGCAGCAAGGAGGAACTTATGGAACGTGGTTTCTCCGGTTGCCTGCTCAAACCGTTCTCCATATCGGAACTGATGGAGGTTTCAGGCAAATGCGCCATGAAAGGTAAACTGAATGAAAAGCCGGATTTCACCTCCCTGCTGTCATACGGCAATGAATCCGTCATGCTGGATAAACTGATAACGGAAACCGAAAAGGAAATGCAGGCAATCAGGGAAGCGGGTCTAAAGAAAGACCTTCAGGAACTGGATGCCTTGACACACCACCTGCGAAGTTCATGGGAGATACTCCGTGCCGACCAGCCGTTAAGGGAACTATACAAATTGCTTCATTGCGATGGCACACCTGACGATAAAACAATTGGCAATGCTGTAAAAGCTGTGCTGGACAAGGGTTCG
- a CDS encoding CatB-related O-acetyltransferase, giving the protein MMNKIYPRKGDTQTVYLNAVVKDPSIEIGDYTIYNDFVSDPCLFEQNNVLYHYPINHERLIIGKFCSIACGAKFLFNCANHTLKSLSTYTFPLFYEDWELDKANVASAWDNKGDIVIGNDVWIGYEAVIMAGVHIGDGAIVGTRAVVTKDVPPYTIVGGIPAKEIRKRFSPDRIEQMQALKWWNWSVDKIREFLPYLKDGRWDKLQAV; this is encoded by the coding sequence ATGATGAACAAGATATATCCCCGTAAGGGTGACACGCAAACCGTTTATTTGAATGCTGTCGTAAAAGACCCGTCTATCGAAATAGGCGACTATACCATTTACAATGACTTTGTTTCAGACCCGTGTCTGTTTGAGCAAAACAATGTATTGTATCATTATCCCATTAACCATGAACGGCTGATAATTGGAAAGTTCTGTTCTATTGCTTGCGGTGCAAAATTTCTGTTCAATTGCGCCAATCATACCCTGAAATCACTATCGACATACACGTTCCCGCTGTTTTATGAAGATTGGGAATTGGATAAGGCAAATGTGGCTTCCGCTTGGGACAACAAAGGCGACATCGTAATAGGCAATGATGTATGGATAGGCTATGAAGCCGTTATTATGGCTGGTGTCCATATCGGTGACGGGGCTATTGTTGGTACAAGGGCGGTTGTGACGAAAGATGTGCCGCCCTATACCATTGTAGGTGGTATCCCCGCAAAGGAGATACGAAAGCGGTTCAGTCCTGATAGGATAGAACAGATGCAGGCTTTGAAATGGTGGAACTGGTCGGTAGATAAGATACGGGAGTTTTTGCCTTATCTGAAAGATGGACGTTGGGATAAATTACAGGCAGTATGA